Proteins encoded together in one Chloroflexota bacterium window:
- a CDS encoding sugar phosphate isomerase/epimerase, with the protein MKLCYALRRGVFYPSTQDLFGTMPPKEHRAGYLKVVKSYGFDGVEIPAASQQEIEAGAAKAFGQELKDAGLPALCVRAGGPIAHHTAGADARERLERAIKLAAALGATVVNTTFVTPATNPGGLGSDRRGEVISQGSSRQASEADFEATAKQLRHYGKMAADHGLDISIEVHQGSIADNSTTTLHLLDLVGLDNVGANPDLGNVLWHYEFPEETSEQAIVALAPRSTYWHCKNLRRLHIPELNKSWYIRVPLDDGDIDYRFAISAMVDAGYSGYLAVEGAQVGDQLTLDRRSVDYVRGILAELGQ; encoded by the coding sequence ATGAAGCTGTGCTACGCGCTGCGGCGTGGCGTGTTCTACCCCAGCACCCAGGATCTCTTCGGGACAATGCCGCCGAAAGAGCACCGCGCAGGGTATCTGAAGGTGGTGAAGTCGTACGGGTTCGACGGCGTCGAGATCCCGGCGGCGAGCCAGCAGGAGATCGAGGCTGGCGCGGCGAAGGCTTTCGGGCAGGAGTTGAAGGACGCCGGCCTGCCGGCCCTCTGCGTGCGCGCGGGCGGCCCCATCGCCCACCACACGGCCGGCGCCGATGCCCGCGAGCGGCTCGAGCGCGCGATCAAGCTGGCGGCGGCGCTCGGCGCGACGGTCGTCAATACGACGTTCGTGACGCCCGCCACCAATCCTGGCGGCCTCGGCTCGGACCGGCGCGGCGAGGTGATCTCGCAGGGTTCGAGCCGGCAGGCCAGCGAGGCCGATTTCGAGGCGACGGCAAAGCAGCTGCGCCACTACGGGAAGATGGCCGCCGACCACGGGCTGGACATCTCGATTGAGGTGCACCAGGGCTCCATCGCCGACAACTCGACGACAACTCTCCACCTGTTGGATCTCGTCGGGCTGGACAACGTCGGTGCGAACCCTGACCTCGGGAACGTCCTCTGGCACTACGAGTTCCCCGAGGAGACCAGCGAGCAGGCGATTGTCGCGCTGGCGCCGCGCTCGACGTACTGGCACTGCAAGAACCTGCGCCGGCTCCACATCCCGGAGCTGAACAAGTCCTGGTACATCCGGGTGCCGCTGGACGACGGCGACATCGACTACCGCTTCGCGATCTCGGCAATGGTGGACGCTGGCTACAGCGGCTACCTGGCCGTCGAGGGCGCGCAGGTGGGCGACCAGCTGACGCTCGACAGGCGCAGCGTGGACTACGTGCGCGGCATCCTCGCGGAGCTGGGCCAGTAG
- a CDS encoding CPBP family intramembrane metalloprotease, with protein sequence MSHAPTALAPDDVTHAHPSGFSTGSAAGVALGLALLIVVAEYLARHVLAPILPLIGAPMVNDMLASALCYGLLILVTAAAYERTPAVLGRALLDVFGQSWSWLALGGGVAFLLLVVILMPLDVALWGSVTLPSYSAPPSDVHLLTGLATPLTIAALMTVNGIVIPLAEERLWRGMIQPRLLLAWGILPALLTTAFLFSLKHAIVDASLGRLLALFVGGLALGYVAHRAGGGDGGRLGWRVTAISHMLANLAATGLILIVQGV encoded by the coding sequence ATGTCCCACGCACCCACTGCCCTCGCACCGGACGACGTCACCCACGCGCACCCGTCAGGCTTCTCGACTGGCTCCGCTGCCGGAGTCGCCCTCGGGCTGGCGCTGCTGATCGTCGTCGCCGAGTATCTTGCGCGCCACGTGCTCGCCCCGATCCTGCCGCTCATCGGCGCGCCGATGGTCAACGACATGCTGGCCTCGGCGCTCTGCTACGGCCTGCTCATCCTCGTCACCGCCGCGGCCTACGAGCGGACGCCAGCCGTACTGGGGCGTGCCCTGCTCGACGTCTTCGGGCAAAGCTGGTCGTGGCTGGCCCTCGGCGGAGGCGTCGCCTTTCTGCTGCTGGTGGTCATCCTGATGCCGCTCGACGTGGCCCTCTGGGGATCGGTGACGCTCCCCTCGTACAGCGCTCCGCCGTCTGACGTGCATCTCCTGACCGGGCTGGCAACGCCGCTGACCATCGCCGCGCTGATGACGGTCAACGGCATCGTCATCCCGCTGGCCGAGGAGCGGCTCTGGCGCGGCATGATCCAGCCCCGGCTGTTGCTCGCCTGGGGCATCCTGCCGGCGCTCTTGACGACGGCGTTCCTGTTCTCGCTGAAGCACGCCATCGTCGATGCGTCACTCGGGCGGCTGCTCGCCCTGTTCGTCGGCGGGCTGGCGCTCGGCTACGTGGCGCACCGGGCCGGCGGTGGAGATGGCGGCCGGCTCGGCTGGCGCGTCACAGCGATCTCGCACATGCTGGCGAACCTCGCCGCGACCGGGCTGATCCTGATCGTCCAGGGCGTCTGA
- a CDS encoding DUF4111 domain-containing protein, producing MSPAVPEPIRQTMQALAARLSGALGGRLLGVYLGGSASLDDFAAASSDLDFLVVTDGPLTEGDLAAVAAIHEALRGETPLGDRLEGDYAPHDVLVPAGTLVPVPEVRAGLLNPDPGAIMLSADNIANMRAHGLTFLGPEPPALLPEATDDDVRAAVREMLDDGPETPETPAEAAAEILNLVRSLWALESGRPTTKSEGAAWALAQLDERWHPALRAALAVRNGQASAADEATVLQSLAPMYRALWPGA from the coding sequence ATGTCACCTGCCGTGCCGGAGCCGATCCGCCAGACGATGCAGGCCCTGGCCGCGCGGCTGTCAGGTGCGCTCGGAGGGCGGCTGCTGGGCGTCTACCTGGGCGGATCGGCCAGCCTCGACGACTTCGCAGCGGCCTCCAGTGACCTTGACTTCCTGGTCGTGACGGACGGCCCGCTGACTGAGGGCGATCTGGCGGCGGTCGCGGCGATCCACGAGGCGCTCAGAGGAGAGACGCCGCTCGGGGATCGTCTGGAGGGCGACTACGCCCCGCATGATGTGCTCGTGCCAGCGGGGACGCTCGTGCCGGTGCCGGAGGTCCGGGCTGGACTTCTGAACCCGGACCCCGGCGCGATCATGCTGTCAGCCGACAATATCGCCAACATGCGGGCGCATGGGCTGACGTTCCTCGGCCCGGAGCCGCCTGCCCTGCTGCCAGAAGCGACGGATGACGACGTGCGCGCAGCCGTCCGCGAGATGCTTGACGATGGCCCCGAAACGCCTGAGACGCCTGCGGAGGCCGCCGCTGAGATCCTGAACCTCGTGCGGTCACTGTGGGCGCTGGAGTCCGGCCGTCCCACCACGAAGTCGGAGGGGGCGGCCTGGGCGCTGGCGCAGTTGGATGAGCGCTGGCATCCGGCGCTGCGGGCGGCGCTGGCCGTCAGGAACGGCCAGGCCAGCGCCGCCGACGAGGCGACGGTCCTCCAGAGCCTTGCGCCAATGTACCGGGCGCTCTGGCCGGGCGCGTAG
- a CDS encoding amidohydrolase/deacetylase family metallohydrolase has translation MLTEATTPPLDLLLTGGTAIDPSQGLHAKKDIGIAQGRIAFVEDRIPTARARQVVDCSGLIVTPGLVDLHVHVYEGASHYGIEVDSTCLQTGATTVLDLGSAGAWTFSGFRRSVIDVAQTRVYALLNLSTTGMVSPVVGELEDIRNVDNALTSRVFRANRDVVKGIKLRLSTPLVGKNGAEALRLARELCDDLGVPLVIHPGATEISIAQIVESMTAGDVLTHAYHGNTEGSLDENGKIRSEVRAAADRGVLFDVGHGRGSFSWDVAERAMGQGFIANTISSDLHVYNLHGPVFDLATTVMKFVHLGLTLDEAIARATLYPAQAMGIAAEVGGLRVGMAGDVAAFALEEGTFTFYDSGDVERTARQHLFPKVVVKGGTVVRCSLDH, from the coding sequence ATGTTGACCGAGGCCACCACGCCGCCACTGGATCTGCTGCTGACCGGCGGCACCGCGATCGATCCGAGCCAGGGGCTGCACGCGAAAAAGGACATCGGCATCGCCCAGGGGCGCATCGCGTTCGTCGAGGACCGGATCCCGACCGCCCGGGCGCGGCAGGTGGTGGACTGCTCGGGGCTGATCGTCACGCCGGGGCTGGTGGATCTCCACGTCCACGTCTACGAGGGGGCCTCGCACTACGGCATCGAGGTCGATTCGACCTGCCTCCAGACCGGCGCGACCACCGTGCTCGACCTCGGCTCGGCCGGCGCGTGGACGTTCTCCGGGTTCCGCCGGTCCGTCATCGACGTGGCCCAGACGCGCGTCTACGCCCTGCTGAACCTCTCGACGACCGGCATGGTCTCGCCGGTGGTCGGCGAGCTTGAGGACATCCGCAACGTGGACAACGCCCTCACGTCGCGCGTGTTCCGCGCCAACCGTGACGTGGTCAAGGGGATCAAGCTGCGCCTGAGCACGCCGCTGGTGGGCAAGAACGGCGCGGAGGCGTTGCGCCTCGCCCGTGAGCTGTGCGACGATCTGGGCGTGCCGCTGGTGATCCACCCGGGCGCCACCGAGATCAGCATCGCGCAGATCGTGGAGAGCATGACGGCCGGCGACGTGCTGACCCACGCCTATCATGGCAACACCGAGGGGTCGCTGGACGAGAACGGGAAGATCCGCAGCGAGGTCCGTGCCGCTGCCGACCGTGGCGTGCTGTTCGACGTGGGGCACGGGCGCGGCAGCTTCTCCTGGGACGTGGCCGAGCGGGCGATGGGCCAGGGGTTCATCGCGAACACGATCAGCAGTGACCTGCACGTCTACAACCTGCACGGCCCCGTCTTCGACCTCGCGACCACGGTCATGAAGTTCGTGCATCTCGGGCTGACGCTGGACGAGGCCATCGCCCGGGCGACGCTCTACCCGGCGCAGGCGATGGGCATCGCGGCCGAGGTTGGCGGGCTGCGGGTCGGGATGGCCGGCGACGTGGCGGCGTTCGCGCTGGAGGAGGGCACGTTCACCTTCTACGACTCCGGCGACGTCGAGCGGACGGCCCGTCAGCACCTGTTCCCGAAAGTCGTCGTCAAGGGCGGCACGGTCGTGCGCTGCTCGCTGGATCACTGA
- a CDS encoding TOBE domain-containing protein — protein MELSARNQLPGTVKSVKLGTVMAEVVIDVNGLEVVSAITRGSAESMGLKAGDQVRAVIKSTEVMVAK, from the coding sequence ATGGAGCTGAGCGCTCGCAACCAGCTGCCCGGAACCGTCAAGTCGGTCAAGCTCGGGACGGTCATGGCCGAGGTCGTAATCGACGTCAACGGGCTGGAGGTCGTTTCGGCCATCACGCGTGGGTCGGCTGAGTCGATGGGGCTGAAGGCCGGGGATCAGGTCCGGGCCGTCATCAAGTCGACCGAGGTGATGGTCGCCAAGTAG
- a CDS encoding ABC transporter ATP-binding protein codes for MATLSPDIAADTTQTEQAPVPVIHVTDLRKTYQMGDTTVHALRSVSLTVNSGEFVAIMGPSGSGKSTFMNVIGCLDRPMSGSYELDGVEVTTVPASDLADLRNQKLGFIFQGYNLLPRMDALGNVMLPMVYAKVPANERRDRAMAALAAVNMAERYHHRPNELSGGQQQRVAIARALVNHPSLILADEPTGALDTRTSVEIMAILQRLNREGSTIVLVTHEPEVAAFCGRMVVFRDGHVISDRLNEHPQSAEEALRKLPTDPHAHLDDADTPTALDATAEDEDDEAERQVA; via the coding sequence ATGGCTACGCTCTCTCCCGACATCGCCGCCGACACCACCCAGACCGAGCAGGCGCCCGTGCCCGTCATCCACGTGACGGACCTGCGTAAGACCTACCAGATGGGCGATACCACCGTGCATGCCCTGCGCAGCGTCTCCCTGACGGTCAACAGCGGCGAGTTCGTCGCGATCATGGGGCCATCCGGCTCGGGCAAGTCCACGTTCATGAACGTGATCGGCTGCCTGGACCGCCCGATGTCCGGCTCCTACGAGCTTGACGGCGTCGAGGTCACCACCGTGCCGGCCAGCGACCTCGCCGACCTCCGCAACCAGAAGCTCGGATTCATCTTCCAGGGCTACAACCTGTTGCCCAGGATGGACGCGCTCGGCAACGTGATGCTGCCGATGGTCTACGCCAAGGTGCCGGCCAACGAGCGCCGTGACCGCGCGATGGCCGCCCTGGCCGCCGTCAACATGGCCGAGCGCTACCACCACCGCCCCAACGAGCTGTCAGGCGGCCAGCAGCAGCGCGTGGCCATCGCGCGGGCGCTGGTGAACCACCCCAGCCTGATCCTGGCCGACGAGCCGACGGGAGCGCTCGACACCCGCACGAGCGTCGAGATCATGGCGATCCTCCAGCGGCTCAACCGCGAAGGCTCCACCATCGTGCTGGTCACCCACGAGCCAGAAGTAGCGGCGTTCTGCGGGCGGATGGTCGTCTTCCGCGACGGCCACGTCATCTCTGACCGTCTCAACGAGCACCCGCAGTCGGCCGAGGAGGCGCTCCGCAAGCTGCCGACAGACCCGCACGCGCACCTCGACGACGCCGACACGCCGACCGCGCTCGATGCCACTGCCGAGGACGAGGACGACGAGGCAGAAAGGCAGGTGGCCTGA
- a CDS encoding ABC transporter permease produces the protein MLSRIASCIPSALEALRANKSRSILTTLGIVIGVVSVIVIMGLGQGSTAQITTQISSLGTNVLTIMPGSTSSSGIRGGAGTQSSLKLEDAEAIESSVQGVSAISATVSGSAQLVAGSQNWSTRIQAVEPAYQQIQNWTVASGAFFTEADNTGARNVALIGSTVATNLFPGGETPVGQQIRIRNVPFTVVGVLASKGSGMGGDQDDTVIIPLRAGQIRLFGSSSINSVLIQASSSEQISQITTDVSTLLRTRHKIQSGASDDFTVRNNSEMLSTITSISKTMTYLLGGVAAVSLVVGGIGIMNIMLVSVTERTREIGIRMSIGARASDILAQFLTEAVVLSILGGLVGVALGVATVLVIPKTIGMATVVPLNAIALSVGFATLVGVAFGVYPARKASLLDPIEALRYQ, from the coding sequence ATGCTCAGCCGCATCGCAAGCTGCATCCCCTCCGCGCTGGAGGCCCTCCGGGCCAACAAGAGCCGCAGCATCCTGACGACGCTCGGCATCGTCATCGGCGTGGTCTCGGTGATCGTCATCATGGGGCTGGGCCAGGGATCGACCGCCCAGATCACCACCCAGATCTCGAGCCTCGGCACAAACGTCCTGACCATCATGCCCGGCAGCACGTCCAGCAGCGGCATTCGCGGCGGCGCCGGCACGCAGTCCTCGCTGAAGCTCGAAGACGCCGAAGCGATCGAGAGCAGCGTCCAGGGCGTCTCGGCCATCAGCGCGACGGTCTCCGGCAGCGCCCAGCTCGTCGCGGGCAGCCAGAACTGGTCCACCCGCATCCAGGCCGTCGAGCCAGCGTACCAGCAGATCCAGAACTGGACCGTGGCCTCGGGCGCGTTCTTCACCGAGGCTGACAACACCGGCGCGCGGAACGTCGCCCTGATCGGCTCGACGGTCGCCACGAACCTCTTCCCGGGCGGCGAGACCCCGGTCGGCCAGCAGATCCGCATCCGGAACGTGCCGTTCACCGTCGTCGGCGTCCTGGCCTCGAAGGGCTCGGGCATGGGCGGCGACCAGGACGACACGGTCATCATCCCGCTGCGGGCCGGTCAGATCCGCCTGTTCGGGTCCAGCAGCATCAACTCGGTCCTGATTCAGGCGTCCAGCTCGGAGCAGATCTCGCAGATCACCACGGACGTGAGCACGCTGCTGCGGACACGCCACAAGATCCAGTCCGGCGCGAGCGACGATTTCACGGTCCGCAACAACAGCGAGATGCTGAGCACCATCACCAGCATCAGCAAGACGATGACCTACCTGCTGGGTGGCGTCGCGGCCGTGTCGCTGGTGGTCGGCGGCATCGGGATCATGAACATCATGCTTGTCTCGGTGACGGAGCGCACCCGCGAGATCGGCATCCGGATGTCGATTGGCGCACGCGCCAGCGACATTCTGGCCCAGTTCCTCACCGAGGCCGTGGTGCTCTCGATCCTCGGCGGGCTGGTCGGCGTGGCCCTGGGCGTCGCCACCGTGCTGGTGATCCCGAAGACCATCGGCATGGCCACGGTGGTGCCGCTCAACGCCATCGCGCTCTCGGTCGGGTTCGCCACCCTGGTCGGCGTGGCGTTCGGGGTGTACCCCGCCCGCAAGGCGTCGCTCCTCGATCCGATTGAGGCCCTGCGCTACCAGTAG
- a CDS encoding cupin domain-containing protein has product MSGIKVVRPNERYTGAVQSTNMAREAGVAPETTGSTSIWSGYVTTPAGAVSGVHHHGDCETAIFVVKGHARFRFGPKLENAIEVKAGDFLFVPPFEIHQEENLSETEPCELIVSRGCSGIMTINVDDPREF; this is encoded by the coding sequence ATGTCTGGCATCAAGGTTGTCCGACCGAACGAGCGGTACACCGGCGCGGTCCAGTCCACGAACATGGCGCGTGAGGCTGGCGTCGCGCCGGAGACGACCGGCTCCACGAGCATCTGGTCTGGCTACGTGACCACGCCGGCCGGCGCGGTGTCTGGCGTCCATCACCACGGCGACTGTGAGACGGCGATCTTCGTGGTGAAGGGGCACGCGCGGTTCCGCTTCGGCCCGAAGCTCGAAAACGCCATCGAGGTCAAGGCCGGCGACTTCCTGTTCGTGCCGCCGTTCGAGATCCACCAGGAAGAGAACCTGAGCGAGACGGAGCCGTGCGAGCTGATCGTGTCGCGCGGGTGCTCGGGCATCATGACGATCAACGTGGACGACCCGCGCGAGTTCTGA
- a CDS encoding glycosyltransferase family 4 protein: MRIGINALFLQKPMVAAGLHLYYLLEGLDAYDRRNEYVLLSPRFRKAYTSGFPQLPSDRFRNVEVWTKISRFGDNVEKLWWEQIGLVQAATREKVDLLHCPYFAAPLTQTCPTVVTIHDVIPLVLPEYKARESNRLYTGLTSFTSKRANAIIAVSECSRRDIVSTLGIPADRIHVIGNAVHPSFHPITDSWLLAAVRERYNIARKYILYFGGFDLRKNVRRIIRSYAALPAPLRAEYQLVIAGRLHLLGHPLYPDPRPLVRELDMGDRIIFTGQIREQDKAPLYSGATAFVFPSLYEGFGMPVLEAMACGAPVITSRVSALPEVVGDAGVLVDPYSEPAISDALGELLTSPKRRQDLGQRARERSRMFSWRQVAEQTVSVYEQVAAGA; encoded by the coding sequence ATGCGGATCGGTATCAACGCGCTTTTTCTCCAGAAGCCGATGGTGGCGGCCGGGCTCCATCTCTACTACTTGCTCGAAGGGCTCGACGCCTACGACCGGCGCAACGAGTACGTGCTGCTCAGCCCGCGCTTCCGCAAGGCATACACCAGCGGCTTTCCGCAGCTGCCGTCCGACCGATTCCGCAACGTCGAGGTCTGGACCAAGATCTCCCGCTTCGGGGACAACGTCGAGAAGCTCTGGTGGGAGCAGATCGGGCTGGTGCAAGCGGCGACCCGTGAGAAGGTCGATCTGCTCCACTGTCCGTATTTCGCCGCGCCGCTGACGCAGACCTGCCCGACCGTGGTCACCATCCACGACGTGATCCCGCTGGTGCTGCCCGAGTACAAGGCGCGCGAGTCGAATCGGCTCTACACCGGCCTGACCTCCTTCACCTCGAAGCGGGCTAACGCGATCATCGCCGTCTCGGAGTGCTCGCGGCGGGATATCGTATCGACGCTCGGCATCCCTGCCGACCGCATCCACGTGATCGGCAACGCCGTCCATCCGAGCTTCCACCCGATCACGGACTCGTGGCTCCTGGCGGCCGTCCGCGAGCGTTACAACATCGCCCGCAAGTACATCCTCTACTTCGGCGGCTTCGACCTGCGGAAGAACGTCCGGCGGATCATCCGCTCGTATGCCGCGCTGCCGGCCCCTCTCCGCGCCGAGTACCAGTTGGTGATTGCCGGGCGGCTGCACCTGCTCGGGCACCCGCTCTACCCCGATCCGCGCCCGCTGGTCCGCGAGCTGGACATGGGCGACCGCATCATCTTCACCGGCCAGATCCGCGAGCAGGACAAGGCCCCGCTCTACAGCGGAGCGACGGCGTTCGTATTCCCCTCGCTGTACGAGGGCTTCGGGATGCCGGTCCTGGAGGCGATGGCCTGCGGCGCGCCGGTCATCACCTCGCGCGTCTCGGCGCTGCCGGAGGTGGTGGGCGACGCTGGCGTGCTGGTCGATCCGTACAGCGAGCCGGCCATCTCGGACGCCCTGGGCGAGCTGCTGACCAGCCCGAAGCGGCGGCAGGATCTGGGACAGCGTGCCCGCGAGCGCTCGCGGATGTTCAGTTGGCGGCAGGTCGCGGAGCAGACGGTGTCCGTCTACGAGCAGGTGGCCGCCGGCGCCTGA
- the pyk gene encoding pyruvate kinase, with protein MTVRRAKIVATIGPATDSEESLEALLAAGVDVVRLNFSHGTHPEHARRIQMVRAVAERLRRPIAIMLDLQGPKIRTGTLKDREPVTLTRGQSFTITTESVEGTAQCVSTTYPGLPNDCRVGDTVLVDDGKMKLIVTHVRPPEVEFQVVDGGELKEHKGINLPGVAVSAPAVSEKDEEDLIFGLEQGVDLVALSFVRAASDLQQARRIMTQHGRTVPLISKLEKPQAIEHLDAILAASDGVMVARGDLGVELAPEDVPPIQKTIIRKANRRGIPVITATQMLESMIDNPMPTRAEASDVANSIWDGTDAVMLSGETAVGKHPVESVEMMHRIVVRAEATMLHDLGEDRGRVGHAQAICRAATGLAEDLKVACIAAFTRTGRTGQLLSTERPRVPIYVFTSETAVYRRLALWWGVVPIFEQFSTDSDGMIREIEGSLLARQALAPGDLAVVVGALPFRPGAHTNFVKLHSVGASRR; from the coding sequence ATGACCGTTCGCCGCGCCAAGATCGTCGCCACCATCGGACCGGCTACCGACTCCGAGGAGTCGCTGGAAGCGCTGCTCGCGGCGGGTGTGGACGTGGTCCGCCTCAACTTCTCGCACGGCACCCACCCGGAGCACGCCCGGCGCATCCAGATGGTCCGCGCCGTGGCCGAGCGGCTGCGGCGGCCTATCGCCATCATGCTCGACCTGCAAGGGCCGAAGATCCGGACGGGGACGCTCAAAGACCGCGAGCCGGTCACCCTGACGCGCGGCCAGAGCTTCACGATCACCACCGAGTCGGTCGAGGGCACCGCGCAGTGCGTCTCGACCACCTACCCTGGCCTCCCGAACGACTGCCGCGTCGGCGACACCGTCCTGGTGGACGACGGCAAGATGAAGCTGATCGTCACCCACGTCCGCCCGCCCGAGGTCGAGTTTCAGGTGGTGGATGGCGGCGAGCTCAAGGAGCACAAGGGCATCAACCTGCCGGGGGTGGCCGTCTCCGCCCCGGCCGTCAGCGAGAAGGACGAGGAAGACCTGATCTTCGGGCTGGAGCAGGGGGTTGACCTGGTGGCCCTCAGCTTCGTGCGGGCGGCATCCGACCTCCAGCAGGCGCGGCGGATCATGACGCAGCACGGGCGCACGGTGCCGCTGATCTCCAAGCTGGAGAAGCCGCAGGCCATCGAGCACCTGGACGCCATCCTGGCCGCGAGCGACGGCGTGATGGTGGCGCGCGGCGACCTCGGCGTGGAGCTGGCGCCGGAGGACGTGCCGCCGATCCAGAAGACGATCATCCGCAAGGCCAATCGCCGTGGCATCCCGGTCATCACGGCCACCCAGATGCTCGAATCGATGATCGACAACCCCATGCCGACCCGCGCCGAGGCCTCGGACGTGGCGAACTCGATCTGGGACGGGACGGACGCGGTGATGCTCTCCGGCGAGACGGCCGTCGGGAAGCACCCCGTGGAATCGGTCGAGATGATGCACCGCATCGTGGTGCGGGCCGAAGCGACCATGCTGCACGATCTCGGCGAGGATCGCGGGCGGGTCGGGCATGCCCAGGCGATCTGTCGAGCCGCCACCGGCCTCGCCGAAGACTTGAAGGTCGCCTGCATCGCAGCGTTCACCCGGACCGGCCGGACCGGGCAACTGCTCTCGACGGAGCGCCCGCGTGTCCCGATCTACGTCTTCACGTCAGAAACCGCCGTCTACCGACGGCTGGCGCTCTGGTGGGGGGTCGTCCCGATCTTCGAGCAGTTCTCCACGGACAGCGACGGCATGATCCGCGAGATCGAGGGATCGTTGTTGGCACGGCAGGCGCTCGCCCCGGGGGATCTCGCGGTGGTCGTCGGCGCGCTGCCGTTCCGTCCGGGCGCGCACACCAACTTCGTGAAGCTGCACAGCGTGGGCGCGTCGCGGCGGTAG
- a CDS encoding cyclase family protein, whose product MSVLDDARPGPRLYDVTVPLRPGMPTWDGEPGPTLKPLKQIGLDGEPAQVSLLTLGTHCGTHVDAPAHFIPGGAGVDALPLDALVGPCRVIEVDPAAEGRAVIEPADLAPAAGGVQRLLLKTPSGQFWADPPFRRDFVGLSGAAASWLVGQGVRLVGIDELSVDPYDADPYVAHLTLLGAGIVILEGLDLRAVPPGEYDLLALPLRLDGADGSPARVVLRSL is encoded by the coding sequence ATGAGCGTGCTCGACGATGCCCGGCCCGGCCCGCGCCTCTACGACGTGACAGTGCCCCTGCGCCCAGGCATGCCGACCTGGGACGGCGAGCCAGGGCCAACCCTCAAACCGCTCAAGCAGATCGGCCTGGACGGCGAGCCGGCCCAGGTCTCCCTGCTGACGCTGGGGACGCACTGCGGCACCCACGTGGATGCCCCCGCCCACTTCATCCCCGGGGGCGCGGGCGTGGACGCGCTGCCCCTGGACGCGCTCGTCGGGCCGTGCCGGGTGATCGAGGTCGATCCCGCTGCCGAGGGCCGCGCCGTCATCGAGCCGGCCGATCTGGCCCCCGCGGCCGGCGGCGTCCAGCGGCTGCTGCTGAAGACCCCGAGCGGCCAGTTCTGGGCCGATCCACCGTTCCGCCGCGACTTCGTCGGGCTGTCTGGCGCGGCGGCCTCCTGGCTGGTAGGGCAGGGAGTGCGGCTGGTCGGCATCGACGAGCTTTCCGTCGATCCGTACGATGCCGATCCGTACGTCGCGCATCTGACGCTGCTCGGGGCGGGCATCGTGATCCTCGAAGGGCTCGATCTCCGCGCTGTGCCGCCCGGAGAGTACGATCTGCTGGCGCTGCCGCTCAGGCTCGACGGCGCAGATGGATCTCCCGCCCGGGTGGTGCTGCGCTCGCTATAA
- a CDS encoding LLM class flavin-dependent oxidoreductase, which yields MVRDVDAAGERTPRLRFGLALDWSAERMPLDALFREYLPLIQLAERHGFESVWVGQHFPTQADELSHPPSPLLVLAALAPHTSMTLGTGVLLLPMWNPITLAYEAAVLDQLCGGRLIVGVGIGRPRDWRKFGLPREVIGQRTDEMLEALRALWSGADGYAGSAITCPGAIWPRPTQPQGPPLFVGGSIGRAIRRAARLGDGWYAGSTHLLSAIAETTARYHQELVAAGKDPATARVAANRSTVIAETREQAWCDGGPSLEQLMHTYRKIGGTKTPDGRELTEQTEILPLVAEENCLLGTPDEVAVQLERYVAAGVTDVMLRVAPSDMPLEVGRRSIELAGRHIIPHFR from the coding sequence GTGGTGCGCGACGTGGACGCCGCCGGGGAGCGGACTCCCCGGCTCCGTTTCGGGCTGGCCCTCGACTGGAGCGCCGAGCGCATGCCGCTCGACGCCCTCTTCCGCGAGTACCTGCCGCTGATCCAGCTTGCCGAGCGCCACGGCTTCGAGTCGGTCTGGGTCGGGCAGCACTTCCCGACGCAGGCCGACGAGCTGTCGCACCCGCCCTCGCCGCTGCTCGTGCTGGCCGCGCTTGCGCCGCACACCTCGATGACGCTCGGCACCGGCGTCCTGCTGCTGCCGATGTGGAACCCGATCACCCTGGCCTACGAGGCTGCCGTGCTCGATCAGTTGTGCGGCGGCCGGCTGATCGTCGGCGTGGGGATCGGGCGTCCGCGCGACTGGCGCAAGTTTGGCCTGCCGCGCGAGGTCATCGGGCAGCGGACCGACGAGATGCTGGAGGCGTTGCGCGCCCTCTGGTCCGGCGCGGATGGGTACGCCGGGAGCGCCATCACCTGTCCCGGAGCGATCTGGCCGCGCCCGACGCAGCCGCAGGGGCCGCCCCTCTTCGTCGGCGGCAGCATCGGCCGGGCGATCCGTCGCGCCGCCCGCCTGGGCGACGGCTGGTACGCCGGCAGCACCCATCTCCTGAGCGCCATCGCCGAGACGACGGCCCGCTACCATCAGGAGCTTGTCGCGGCGGGCAAGGATCCAGCCACGGCACGCGTGGCCGCCAACCGCTCGACGGTCATCGCCGAGACGCGCGAGCAGGCGTGGTGCGACGGCGGCCCGTCGCTCGAACAGCTGATGCACACCTATCGGAAGATCGGCGGGACGAAGACGCCGGACGGCCGCGAGCTGACCGAGCAGACCGAGATCCTGCCGCTGGTGGCCGAGGAGAACTGCCTGCTCGGCACGCCCGACGAGGTGGCGGTGCAGTTGGAACGGTACGTCGCGGCCGGTGTGACCGACGTGATGCTGCGGGTAGCGCCCTCTGACATGCCGCTGGAGGTGGGGCGGCGCAGCATCGAGCTGGCCGGCCGGCACATCATCCCGCACTTCCGATGA